Proteins from a genomic interval of Clostridium sp. 'deep sea':
- the yiaY gene encoding L-threonine dehydrogenase, whose translation MQVGIYKFYMPPVSVMGPNALAEAGKDIKELGFKKALIVTDRVLVEIKLVDKITNVLKQQNIDFVVFDKTQPNPTIQNVEDGLALLQNEKCDFVISFGGGSPHDCAKGIALVATNGGSIKDYEGLDVSHKPQLPLVAVNTTAGTASEMTRFAIITDESRHIKMAIVDKNTTPIMAVNDPILMINMPKSLTAATGMDALTHAVEAYVSTIATPITDACALKAINLVSKYLRTAVKNGNDENARDKMAYAEYLAGMAFNNASLGYVHAMAHQLGGFYDLPHGVCNAILLPYVQEFNLDVKACRLKDIAIAMGENVNSLSDEDGAKRAIEAILKLSKDIGIPSGLNELGAKEEDFDTLATNALKDACGATNPKKASQEDIIEIYKRSM comes from the coding sequence ATGCAAGTGGGTATTTATAAATTTTATATGCCTCCAGTTAGTGTAATGGGACCAAACGCATTAGCAGAAGCTGGTAAAGATATTAAAGAGCTTGGTTTTAAAAAGGCTTTAATAGTAACAGATAGGGTATTGGTAGAAATAAAACTTGTAGATAAAATTACAAATGTTCTTAAACAGCAAAATATAGACTTTGTAGTATTTGATAAAACTCAGCCAAATCCAACTATACAAAATGTTGAAGATGGACTTGCTTTATTACAAAACGAAAAGTGTGATTTTGTAATTTCATTTGGGGGAGGATCTCCTCATGACTGTGCTAAAGGCATTGCTTTAGTGGCTACCAATGGAGGAAGTATTAAGGACTACGAAGGTTTAGATGTATCTCACAAACCTCAACTACCTTTAGTGGCGGTTAATACAACAGCAGGTACAGCTAGTGAAATGACTAGATTTGCTATTATTACAGATGAATCAAGACACATAAAAATGGCGATTGTAGACAAAAATACAACCCCAATTATGGCTGTTAACGACCCCATATTGATGATAAATATGCCAAAATCATTAACGGCTGCTACCGGAATGGATGCTTTAACTCATGCCGTAGAGGCTTATGTGTCAACAATAGCTACTCCTATCACTGATGCCTGTGCGTTAAAAGCTATTAACTTGGTGTCTAAATACTTAAGAACAGCTGTTAAAAATGGCAATGATGAAAATGCTAGAGATAAAATGGCTTATGCTGAATATTTAGCAGGAATGGCTTTTAATAACGCTAGTTTGGGCTATGTTCATGCTATGGCTCATCAACTAGGTGGTTTTTATGACTTGCCTCATGGTGTATGTAACGCTATTCTTTTACCTTATGTACAGGAGTTTAACCTTGATGTTAAGGCTTGTAGGTTAAAAGATATTGCTATAGCAATGGGTGAAAACGTTAATAGCTTGAGTGACGAAGATGGAGCTAAAAGAGCCATAGAAGCTATTTTAAAGCTTTCAAAAGATATAGGTATTCCCTCGGGATTAAATGAGTTGGGGGCTAAAGAAGAGGATTTCGATACCCTTGCTACTAACGCATTAAAGGATGCCTGTGGTGCAACTAACCCCAAAAAAGCAAGCCAAGAAGATATTATTGAGATATATAAAAGAAGTATGTAA
- a CDS encoding alpha/beta fold hydrolase, whose product MKKSLIICLLISLVALVGCTPKATPQEPTIYDFTAETIKVSSRDIEIPAIVTMPKTDGEEKFPLVVMAHGHGGTKDEAGSYQTVAEGLAAKGIATIRMDFPGCGESTEEFVNNNVTNMLADIKSSLKYMLDLNKIDEEKVAILGYSMGGRLATLSLENPIYKAIAMWAPAATNGADSLQSFLGGEESVKKLLAEAEENGSAKFTTPWGQEQLLGHKFFTDMQETKPLEQLAKFEGPVMVIYGDKDDIITPEVSEAVVSAAAKSSDAKSHKIEGADHGFGLFSEEPELSKNLTDTTIEFFVNSLK is encoded by the coding sequence ATGAAAAAATCTTTAATTATTTGTTTGTTAATTTCCTTAGTAGCATTAGTTGGTTGTACCCCTAAAGCTACTCCACAAGAGCCTACTATCTATGATTTTACTGCCGAAACCATTAAAGTGAGTTCTCGTGATATAGAGATTCCTGCAATTGTAACTATGCCAAAAACAGATGGAGAAGAAAAGTTTCCTTTAGTTGTAATGGCTCACGGTCATGGAGGAACTAAAGACGAAGCTGGCTCATACCAAACAGTTGCTGAAGGTTTAGCTGCAAAAGGTATTGCTACAATTAGAATGGACTTTCCTGGTTGTGGTGAAAGCACCGAGGAATTTGTTAATAATAACGTAACTAATATGTTAGCTGATATAAAGTCATCATTAAAATACATGTTAGATTTAAACAAAATAGATGAAGAAAAAGTTGCAATTTTAGGCTACAGCATGGGCGGTCGCTTAGCAACATTATCTCTAGAAAACCCTATTTATAAAGCTATTGCAATGTGGGCTCCAGCAGCTACAAATGGTGCAGATAGTTTACAGAGTTTCCTAGGTGGAGAAGAAAGCGTTAAAAAACTATTAGCTGAAGCAGAGGAGAATGGATCTGCCAAGTTTACAACCCCATGGGGACAAGAGCAACTATTAGGTCATAAATTCTTTACAGATATGCAAGAAACAAAGCCATTAGAGCAACTAGCTAAATTCGAGGGTCCAGTAATGGTTATTTATGGAGATAAAGATGATATAATTACTCCAGAGGTTTCTGAAGCTGTTGTTAGCGCCGCTGCTAAAAGTAGCGATGCTAAAAGCCATAAAATTGAGGGTGCTGACCACGGCTTTGGTTTATTTAGTGAAGAGCCAGAGTTAAGTAAAAACCTAACTGATACAACTATTGAATTCTTTGTTAATTCTTTAAAATAG
- a CDS encoding redox-sensing transcriptional repressor Rex, which yields MVGKDQCKSDLIAIPEPTLRRLPIYYKFLKMKFKEQDQYVSTTTIASGLGLKSIQVRKDLQVTGAIGKPKIGYHIETLITAIENCLGYNNVKDTLLVGTGHLGLALLGYQGFEEYGLNIVAGFDTDPEKIGKMHVGKRIYDLEKFSKLTKRLKIQIGIITTPANVAQRVCDLMVESGIKAIWNFAPVRLKVPDYIIVQNQNMTSSLAVLSKQLLESKRS from the coding sequence ATGGTAGGAAAGGATCAATGCAAGAGCGATTTAATTGCTATTCCAGAACCAACACTTCGTAGATTACCTATTTATTACAAGTTTTTAAAAATGAAGTTTAAGGAACAAGACCAATATGTATCAACTACAACTATAGCCTCAGGGTTAGGATTGAAGTCGATACAAGTAAGAAAGGATCTGCAAGTAACTGGAGCAATAGGAAAACCTAAAATAGGCTATCACATTGAGACTTTAATAACTGCTATCGAGAATTGTTTAGGTTACAACAATGTTAAAGATACCTTGTTAGTTGGAACTGGTCACTTGGGGTTAGCCCTACTTGGCTACCAAGGTTTTGAAGAGTATGGGCTTAATATAGTTGCTGGTTTTGATACTGATCCTGAAAAGATTGGAAAAATGCATGTAGGAAAAAGGATTTATGACCTAGAAAAATTTAGCAAACTAACAAAGCGGTTAAAAATCCAAATAGGTATAATCACTACCCCAGCTAATGTGGCGCAAAGGGTATGTGATTTAATGGTAGAATCGGGTATAAAAGCGATATGGAATTTTGCACCTGTTCGTCTTAAAGTTCCTGATTATATTATTGTTCAAAATCAAAATATGACATCTTCCTTAGCGGTATTATCAAAGCAGTTACTAGAAAGTAAAAGAAGTTGA
- a CDS encoding NAD(P)H-dependent oxidoreductase subunit E: MDKQRSFEQVCKILQKFDHKPTNLIAILQAVQDEYRYLPEEVMTFVASSLGISPAKVFGVASFYSHFTLQPKGKYVIKICDGTACHVKKSTDILGALKKHLNLDTKETTTKDMMFTIETVSCLGTCGLAPAMVINDEVHGLLTPEVAVQLLIDIQEKEAAKNE; the protein is encoded by the coding sequence ATGGATAAACAAAGAAGCTTTGAGCAAGTATGCAAAATATTACAAAAATTTGATCACAAACCAACAAATCTCATTGCTATACTTCAAGCTGTACAAGATGAATACAGATATTTGCCTGAAGAAGTAATGACCTTTGTTGCATCCTCATTAGGCATTTCGCCTGCAAAGGTTTTTGGTGTGGCTTCATTCTATTCTCACTTTACTTTACAACCAAAAGGAAAATATGTTATTAAAATTTGTGATGGTACAGCATGTCATGTAAAAAAATCAACAGATATTTTAGGTGCATTAAAAAAACATTTAAATTTAGATACAAAGGAAACTACAACCAAAGACATGATGTTTACAATAGAAACTGTTTCATGTTTGGGTACCTGTGGCTTAGCTCCAGCAATGGTTATTAACGATGAAGTTCATGGTTTGTTAACACCAGAAGTTGCTGTTCAATTGTTAATAGACATACAAGAGAAGGAGGCTGCAAAAAATGAATAA
- a CDS encoding NADH-ubiquinone oxidoreductase-F iron-sulfur binding region domain-containing protein, which yields MNKLTIAQRKANYDKYKVGVIKRIIICAGTGCVANGSLKIHKRFVDLINERGLNAIVKLKKEEKGYQVSDSGCQGFCQMGPLVTIMPDNIMYCKTKIEDVEEIIEKSVLQDDVVERLLYKHPVTNDVCKTIDDIPFYKEQHRFVLKKCGFIDPEDINEYIAKGGYQAAKKAIFNMTAEEVCKEISDCGVRGRGRGGGGFPTGLKWEFARRENNEKKYIICNGDEGDPGAFMDRSLMEGNPHSVLEGMMIAAKAIGADEGYVYVRAEYPLAVKRIQRAVDDATEAGVLGENVFGSNFNFNIRVKEGAGAFVCGEETALIASIEGKRGMPLPKPPYPSTSGLYGKPTVINNVETLSTIPLALALGHEEFKKYGTENSSGSKTFALTGHVANTGLIEVPFGTTLRQIVGEVAGGVIDKDGNYCGTDFKAVQIGGPSGGCLTQEHLDLPLDFDSLTSVGAMVGSGGLVVMNNGTCMVELARYFMEFTQHESCGKCVVCREGTKQMLALLTDITEGRATMDTLDLLYELANVVKKGSLCGLGKTAPNPVLSTMKYFMDEYIAHVKDKRCPAGECQALKSFEIQADKCIGCGLCKRICPVNAITGERKQPHVIDGDTCIKCGACVEACKFKAIKS from the coding sequence ATGAATAAATTAACTATAGCTCAAAGAAAAGCTAATTACGATAAATATAAAGTAGGTGTAATAAAGCGGATTATTATCTGTGCTGGTACTGGCTGTGTAGCTAATGGTAGCTTAAAAATTCATAAAAGGTTTGTTGATTTAATAAATGAGCGCGGTCTTAATGCCATTGTTAAATTAAAAAAAGAAGAAAAGGGTTATCAGGTATCAGATAGTGGGTGTCAGGGTTTTTGCCAAATGGGACCCCTAGTTACAATAATGCCAGATAATATTATGTACTGCAAAACAAAAATAGAAGATGTTGAAGAAATCATTGAGAAATCAGTATTACAAGATGATGTAGTTGAGCGTTTGTTATACAAACACCCTGTAACCAACGATGTCTGTAAAACAATTGACGATATTCCATTTTACAAAGAGCAACATCGTTTTGTTCTCAAAAAATGTGGCTTTATTGACCCAGAAGATATTAATGAGTATATAGCTAAGGGTGGTTATCAGGCTGCTAAAAAGGCGATTTTTAACATGACAGCGGAAGAGGTTTGCAAAGAGATTTCTGACTGTGGTGTTAGAGGTAGAGGTAGAGGTGGCGGAGGATTTCCTACTGGTCTAAAGTGGGAGTTTGCTCGCAGAGAGAATAATGAAAAAAAATATATAATTTGTAATGGCGATGAAGGTGATCCAGGTGCCTTTATGGATAGAAGCTTAATGGAGGGTAATCCACATAGCGTTCTCGAAGGTATGATGATTGCTGCTAAAGCAATTGGTGCAGATGAGGGTTATGTGTATGTACGTGCAGAGTATCCACTAGCTGTAAAACGTATTCAGAGAGCTGTTGATGATGCTACAGAAGCAGGGGTATTAGGTGAAAACGTTTTTGGCAGTAACTTTAATTTTAACATTAGAGTTAAAGAGGGTGCTGGTGCCTTTGTTTGTGGTGAAGAGACTGCCTTAATTGCCTCTATTGAAGGTAAACGTGGTATGCCATTACCAAAACCTCCGTACCCATCTACAAGTGGATTATATGGTAAACCAACTGTTATAAATAATGTGGAGACTCTCTCAACTATTCCTTTAGCTTTAGCTTTAGGGCATGAAGAGTTTAAAAAATATGGAACAGAAAATTCAAGTGGTTCTAAAACATTTGCTTTAACCGGTCATGTAGCTAATACTGGGCTCATTGAGGTGCCATTTGGTACAACTTTACGGCAAATAGTGGGTGAAGTTGCTGGTGGAGTTATCGATAAAGATGGTAACTATTGTGGAACAGATTTTAAGGCTGTTCAAATTGGAGGCCCATCTGGGGGATGTTTAACTCAAGAACACCTAGACTTACCTTTAGATTTTGATTCTTTAACATCTGTAGGTGCAATGGTTGGTTCTGGCGGTTTAGTTGTTATGAATAATGGAACTTGTATGGTTGAATTAGCTCGTTATTTTATGGAGTTTACTCAACATGAATCTTGTGGTAAATGTGTAGTATGCCGTGAAGGTACTAAACAAATGCTGGCTTTATTAACTGATATCACAGAGGGTAGAGCTACTATGGACACACTTGATTTACTATATGAGTTAGCTAATGTCGTTAAAAAAGGTTCACTATGTGGTTTAGGAAAAACTGCTCCTAACCCTGTATTATCTACAATGAAATACTTTATGGATGAGTATATTGCCCATGTAAAAGATAAGAGATGTCCTGCTGGCGAATGTCAGGCTTTAAAGTCTTTTGAGATTCAAGCAGATAAATGTATTGGTTGTGGTTTATGTAAACGTATATGCCCTGTTAATGCTATTACTGGTGAAAGAAAACAGCCTCATGTTATTGATGGTGATACTTGTATTAAGTGTGGAGCATGTGTAGAGGCTTGTAAGTTTAAGGCCATTAAATCTTAA
- a CDS encoding NADH-dependent [FeFe] hydrogenase, group A6, translating into MNNLMITIDNKQVSFSDERNLLEVIRKANIDLPTFCYHSEMSIYGACRLCMVEIEGRGLQPACSTLPEAGMVVRTNTGEVRELRKMIIELLLASHEVDCPSCEKGSDCQLQSLAQRLGVKKVRFKNSYIDRPVDDSSPAIIRDPNKCILCGDCVRACNEIQHVGAIDFAFRGAESTVMPCFDKKLSQVECVYCGQCVRVCPTGALLPKTEIDKVWKDLHNKNKVVIAQIAPAVRIALGESFGLEPGTITTGKIVRALRRMGFDYVYDTSFGADLTILEEANEFIERFKNNEKLPQFTSCCPGWVKYAEQYYPEYLPNLSTCKSPQQMVGVVSKNDLINNHKNDKDNVVMVSIMPCTAKKFEAKRPEFESELGKDIDHVITTIELSTMIKEMGLDFNSLDQDSFDLPFGFKTGGGVIFGNSGGVTEAVLRFASEKLTGKRTDNYVFKTVRGTEGLREANIAVGDKTLRLAIVSGLGNAHKLVEQIKSGEKDYDFVEVMACPGGCINGGGQPTSHCTQTKEKRTAGLYDNDTMLQLHKSQENPYITEVYENLLQKPGSDVAHKLLHTHYQPRKRIQTDDVSISKELNATEKQLTVSICFGTSCFIRGAQNILQAVTEHLKITGKEKYVDIKATFCYEKCERGPVVKIGDELITHCTVEKAIEVIDSKL; encoded by the coding sequence ATGAACAATTTAATGATTACAATAGATAACAAACAAGTATCATTTAGCGATGAGCGCAATTTACTAGAAGTAATTCGCAAAGCTAATATTGATTTGCCAACATTTTGTTATCATTCAGAGATGAGTATTTATGGTGCATGTCGTTTATGTATGGTAGAAATTGAAGGCAGAGGTTTACAGCCTGCTTGTTCAACTTTGCCAGAAGCCGGTATGGTAGTGAGAACAAATACTGGTGAAGTAAGAGAATTACGCAAAATGATTATTGAACTTTTATTAGCTAGCCACGAAGTAGATTGCCCATCATGTGAAAAGGGATCTGATTGTCAGTTACAAAGCTTAGCACAACGTTTAGGTGTTAAAAAAGTTAGATTTAAAAACTCTTATATTGACAGGCCAGTTGATGATTCATCACCTGCAATAATTAGAGACCCTAATAAATGTATATTATGTGGTGACTGTGTTCGTGCTTGTAATGAAATTCAGCATGTTGGAGCAATTGATTTTGCTTTTAGAGGTGCTGAGTCTACAGTTATGCCGTGTTTTGATAAAAAGCTATCTCAAGTTGAGTGTGTTTACTGTGGACAATGTGTACGGGTATGCCCTACTGGTGCATTACTTCCAAAAACAGAAATTGATAAAGTATGGAAAGATTTACACAATAAAAACAAAGTGGTAATAGCTCAAATAGCTCCTGCAGTTCGCATTGCTTTAGGTGAAAGTTTTGGTTTAGAGCCAGGAACTATAACAACTGGTAAGATCGTTAGAGCATTAAGAAGAATGGGCTTTGATTATGTATACGATACATCTTTTGGTGCTGATTTAACAATTTTAGAAGAAGCAAATGAGTTTATTGAACGCTTTAAAAACAATGAAAAGTTGCCACAATTTACTTCATGTTGTCCTGGTTGGGTTAAGTATGCTGAGCAGTATTATCCAGAATACTTACCAAATCTTTCAACATGCAAATCACCACAACAAATGGTTGGTGTGGTTAGTAAAAATGATTTAATAAATAATCACAAGAATGATAAAGATAATGTTGTAATGGTTTCTATTATGCCATGTACAGCTAAAAAGTTTGAAGCTAAACGCCCTGAGTTTGAAAGCGAACTGGGTAAAGACATTGATCATGTAATCACTACTATTGAATTATCAACCATGATTAAAGAAATGGGGCTTGATTTTAATAGCCTAGACCAGGATTCATTTGATTTGCCATTTGGATTTAAAACTGGTGGTGGAGTAATCTTTGGTAACTCTGGTGGTGTTACAGAAGCGGTATTACGTTTTGCGAGTGAAAAACTAACTGGTAAGCGTACAGATAATTATGTGTTTAAGACTGTTAGAGGCACTGAGGGATTGCGTGAAGCCAATATTGCTGTTGGCGATAAAACTCTCCGCCTAGCAATTGTAAGTGGTTTGGGTAATGCACATAAGTTAGTTGAACAAATTAAAAGTGGTGAAAAAGACTATGACTTTGTTGAAGTTATGGCTTGCCCTGGTGGATGTATAAATGGTGGCGGACAGCCTACCTCTCATTGCACTCAAACAAAAGAAAAACGTACGGCCGGTTTATACGATAATGATACAATGTTACAGCTTCATAAATCACAAGAAAACCCCTATATTACAGAGGTTTATGAAAACTTATTACAAAAGCCTGGCAGTGATGTAGCCCATAAATTACTACACACTCATTACCAGCCACGAAAAAGAATACAAACTGACGATGTTTCTATTTCGAAAGAATTAAATGCAACAGAAAAGCAATTAACAGTGTCTATTTGTTTTGGTACATCTTGTTTTATAAGAGGTGCGCAAAACATCTTGCAAGCAGTTACAGAACACCTTAAAATAACAGGTAAAGAGAAGTATGTAGATATTAAAGCTACTTTCTGTTATGAAAAATGTGAACGTGGCCCAGTGGTAAAAATAGGTGATGAGCTTATAACTCATTGTACTGTGGAGAAAGCTATTGAGGTTATAGATAGTAAATTATAG
- a CDS encoding [Fe-Fe] hydrogenase large subunit C-terminal domain-containing protein → MKTTASILRTLSAKCRDCYRCVRVCPVKAIGIKNNQAYIDTDRCINCGTCVRECPQNAKVYRDDTEKVTSILKNNTVVASIAPSFSSIYDRALAKRLPSALRKLGFAHVSETSEGATIITNKAIELLSNPNNKAGICTACPVVVNYVEKYRPEFIDKLLPVVSPMIAHGKLLKQRYGDIKVVFIGPCIAKKQEAERSEFSGIIDAVLTFTELNNMLQEHEINLNNCPESDFDNAISLGHSKLFALPGGMLKTAGIVDDGIKNEVINISGANNIMNLFDVLNTNTDFTIVEPLFCDGGCINGPGLKSEKNIFQRRADLIEYANRKVKKPYQVEEKTQIDLLTEFNCGLNVNNDNITEQQIEEVYRLTDKANPEARLDCGACGYSSCREKAKAVIRGMAEIEMCMPYMRKLADLRTDKILERSPNGIVILDEEMRIITMNPAFCNYFSCGKALLGRKISYLLDAEEYEKVATKTLENSEVVVNRYGKKYQQIVYYIPTAKQYVGIYNDISGLKLTEEKLNNIKKQTVEQAQELLNHQIEMAMTMAKFLGENTAKGEALVERLMKIYEK, encoded by the coding sequence ATGAAAACAACTGCAAGTATTCTTAGAACACTATCAGCTAAATGTAGAGACTGTTACCGTTGCGTAAGAGTATGTCCAGTTAAAGCAATTGGTATTAAAAATAATCAGGCCTACATTGATACTGATAGATGTATAAATTGTGGAACCTGTGTTAGAGAATGTCCCCAAAATGCAAAGGTCTACAGAGATGATACCGAAAAAGTAACCTCTATCTTAAAGAATAACACTGTAGTTGCGAGTATAGCACCATCCTTTAGTTCTATTTACGACAGGGCACTTGCTAAACGATTACCTTCTGCCCTACGCAAACTAGGGTTTGCTCATGTCAGTGAGACTTCAGAAGGTGCTACCATTATAACAAATAAAGCCATAGAATTATTGTCAAACCCCAATAATAAAGCAGGCATTTGTACTGCTTGCCCTGTCGTAGTGAACTATGTTGAAAAATATAGGCCTGAATTTATTGATAAACTCTTGCCAGTAGTTTCGCCTATGATAGCTCATGGCAAACTACTAAAACAAAGATATGGTGACATTAAGGTTGTTTTTATTGGCCCATGTATAGCAAAAAAACAAGAAGCTGAGCGTAGTGAGTTCAGCGGAATAATTGATGCTGTCTTAACCTTTACTGAGTTAAATAATATGCTACAAGAACATGAAATTAATTTAAACAATTGCCCCGAAAGTGATTTCGATAATGCCATATCTTTAGGACACTCAAAGCTTTTTGCTCTTCCTGGTGGTATGCTAAAGACTGCTGGAATTGTTGATGACGGCATTAAAAATGAAGTTATTAATATTAGTGGGGCTAATAATATTATGAATTTATTTGATGTATTAAATACTAACACAGATTTTACAATAGTTGAACCTTTATTTTGCGATGGAGGTTGTATTAATGGCCCTGGATTAAAATCTGAAAAGAACATATTTCAGCGTAGGGCAGATTTAATAGAGTATGCTAATCGTAAGGTTAAAAAACCATATCAGGTCGAGGAAAAAACTCAGATTGATTTATTAACTGAGTTTAATTGCGGTTTAAACGTAAATAATGATAATATAACAGAGCAACAAATAGAAGAGGTATACCGACTTACCGATAAAGCTAACCCCGAGGCTCGATTAGATTGTGGTGCCTGTGGTTATTCAAGTTGCCGAGAAAAAGCGAAAGCAGTTATTAGGGGCATGGCCGAAATTGAAATGTGTATGCCTTATATGCGTAAGCTAGCTGACTTACGTACAGATAAAATACTTGAAAGAAGCCCTAATGGCATTGTTATACTAGATGAGGAAATGAGAATAATAACTATGAATCCTGCTTTCTGCAATTATTTTTCCTGTGGTAAGGCCTTATTGGGTAGAAAAATATCCTATTTGCTTGATGCAGAAGAATACGAAAAAGTTGCCACAAAAACACTCGAGAACTCAGAAGTAGTAGTTAATAGATATGGTAAAAAATATCAGCAAATAGTTTATTATATACCAACTGCAAAACAGTATGTTGGAATTTACAACGATATAAGTGGCTTAAAGTTAACCGAAGAGAAGCTTAATAATATAAAAAAGCAAACAGTAGAACAGGCTCAAGAATTGCTTAACCATCAAATTGAAATGGCTATGACTATGGCCAAATTTTTGGGTGAAAACACAGCTAAAGGCGAGGCTCTAGTGGAAAGGCTGATGAAGATTTATGAAAAATAA
- a CDS encoding SpoIIE family protein phosphatase, giving the protein MKNNSTSHALKSVCPYDPSRLDSIHINCEVMQEKKYNQNVCGDYYLIHRTAKQTIFILTDGIGSGIKANIAAIMCANRLLTLIQSGISLLGACEKVVEMMHKARTTNIPFAAFTIAKILNNGNYTIFSYESPAPILIEGTEAQQLKQRFFTLSKEVVSEVAGLLKPNQSIVLVSDGVSQAGLGIIKGLGWGTEGLLRYLNAKLKTTQDVKEIMQGTFNRVYELSENIHRDDISMALLTCNQAKVLNILTGPATYKRDDKKLIDAFINNGGHKIVCGSTTAEIVSRVLNKPVEVVKISPSFDQPPQYDIEGVDIVTEGAVTLNQVYNILEESEDTYNKESCVSVIAELMKEADIVKFYIGGAVNPGHKEITFKQLGVLPRKTIVNLIVNKLKKMGKTVTEYYK; this is encoded by the coding sequence ATGAAAAATAACAGTACATCTCACGCTCTAAAAAGCGTATGTCCTTATGATCCTAGTAGACTAGATTCAATTCATATAAACTGTGAGGTTATGCAAGAAAAAAAATATAATCAAAATGTTTGTGGTGATTATTACCTAATACACCGAACTGCTAAACAGACTATTTTTATTTTAACAGATGGCATCGGCTCTGGCATTAAAGCTAATATTGCCGCTATTATGTGTGCAAATAGATTGTTAACCTTAATACAATCAGGGATTTCCCTGTTAGGAGCCTGTGAAAAAGTAGTAGAAATGATGCATAAAGCCCGTACAACCAATATACCATTTGCGGCTTTTACCATAGCCAAAATATTAAACAATGGTAATTATACAATTTTTTCATACGAGAGCCCAGCTCCAATACTAATAGAGGGTACCGAAGCACAACAACTAAAACAAAGATTTTTTACTTTAAGTAAAGAGGTTGTCAGTGAGGTTGCTGGTTTACTAAAGCCTAATCAGTCTATTGTACTAGTTAGTGATGGAGTTAGCCAAGCAGGTTTAGGGATTATTAAAGGTTTAGGTTGGGGTACAGAGGGACTATTGAGGTATTTAAATGCAAAATTAAAAACAACTCAAGATGTTAAAGAAATAATGCAAGGTACCTTTAATAGAGTTTATGAATTATCCGAAAATATTCATAGAGATGATATTTCTATGGCGCTATTAACCTGTAATCAGGCCAAGGTTCTAAACATTTTAACGGGTCCTGCAACCTATAAAAGAGACGACAAAAAGCTAATAGATGCCTTTATAAATAATGGTGGACATAAAATTGTTTGTGGGTCTACCACAGCCGAAATAGTATCACGGGTACTCAATAAACCAGTAGAAGTAGTTAAAATATCACCATCTTTTGATCAGCCCCCACAATACGATATTGAGGGTGTAGATATAGTAACAGAAGGCGCAGTTACTTTAAACCAAGTTTATAATATACTCGAAGAGAGCGAAGACACCTATAATAAAGAAAGCTGTGTAAGTGTAATAGCGGAGCTAATGAAAGAAGCAGATATTGTTAAATTTTACATTGGGGGAGCCGTAAACCCTGGACATAAAGAAATAACCTTTAAACAACTAGGGGTATTACCCCGTAAAACTATAGTAAATTTAATAGTTAATAAACTCAAAAAAATGGGTAAAACAGTTACAGAGTATTATAAGTAA